The Neochlamydia sp. S13 genome has a segment encoding these proteins:
- a CDS encoding metal ABC transporter solute-binding protein, Zn/Mn family, whose protein sequence is MKSWLQMGIWMSVFLMVACTSEDQHRRIEREGFGLKNGKIKALSTIAMIGDIVQQVGGEHVDNLTLMRGDLDPHTYQLVKGDDEKLAYADVVFYNGLGLEHGPSLQRFLESNKKAVGLGNKIIKDYPSLVIYSQGQIDPHIWMDMAIWAKIIPYIVEVLSINDPMHAEVFHANGEKLMQDLLQSDQEIKYELGLIPSEKRYLVTSHDAFNYFARAYLATQEERINGKWVQRVASPEGLAPESQLSTSHIQEIIDYLSKHRIQVIFPESNVSKDSLRKIISAGKEKGLNITIAPCCLYADAMGAAGSSGETYQKMIQHDADWIKKCLKVDG, encoded by the coding sequence ATGAAATCGTGGCTACAAATGGGTATATGGATGAGCGTGTTTCTGATGGTAGCTTGTACCTCTGAGGACCAGCATCGTCGTATAGAAAGAGAGGGCTTTGGTCTAAAGAATGGTAAAATTAAAGCTTTGTCGACCATTGCCATGATTGGCGATATCGTGCAACAAGTAGGGGGAGAACATGTCGATAATTTAACCCTAATGAGAGGAGATCTAGATCCACATACTTATCAGCTTGTGAAAGGGGATGATGAGAAGTTAGCTTATGCGGATGTGGTGTTTTACAATGGATTAGGTTTAGAACATGGACCCAGCTTACAAAGATTCTTAGAGAGTAATAAAAAGGCAGTGGGTTTAGGAAATAAGATAATTAAAGATTACCCTTCTTTAGTTATTTATAGTCAAGGGCAGATTGATCCTCATATCTGGATGGACATGGCTATATGGGCAAAAATCATTCCCTATATTGTTGAAGTATTAAGCATTAATGATCCCATGCACGCTGAGGTATTTCATGCTAATGGTGAAAAACTTATGCAGGATTTACTTCAGAGTGATCAAGAGATTAAATACGAGCTAGGGTTAATTCCTTCTGAGAAGCGTTACTTAGTAACCAGTCATGATGCATTTAACTATTTTGCCAGAGCTTATCTAGCTACACAAGAAGAGAGAATAAATGGGAAATGGGTTCAAAGGGTTGCGTCCCCAGAAGGTTTAGCACCTGAGAGTCAATTGAGTACCAGCCATATCCAAGAGATTATAGATTATCTTTCTAAACATAGAATACAGGTTATTTTTCCAGAATCTAATGTTAGCAAGGATTCTCTTCGTAAAATCATTTCAGCAGGTAAGGAAAAAGGATTAAACATCACTATTGCTCCTTGTTGTCTCTATGCTGATGCTATGGGTGCTGCTGGTTCTAGCGGGGAAACTTATCAGAAAATGATTCAACATGATGCCGATTGGATTAAAAAATGCTTAAAGGTTGATGGATGA
- a CDS encoding metal ABC transporter ATP-binding protein — translation MKKPQTQPSVLEAHQLTVNYDKTPVLWDINFKVPPGLLVGILGPNGAGKSTLIKSALGLIKPISGKIEFFGLPLKEARKRIAYIPQRQSVDWDFPITVRDLVLMGCYGRLGLLRWPRKADRMAANRYLEMVGMGAYADRQISQLSGGQQQRVFIARAMLQEADLYFMDEPFAGIDIATEKIIMKILIQLKAQGKSVFIVHHDLNNVENYFDWAILLNMRLVACGPVEKIFKADNLQATYGKSFSLFDEAVKLSQDKIKGAAS, via the coding sequence ATGAAAAAACCGCAGACACAACCTTCCGTACTAGAAGCTCATCAGCTTACCGTTAACTATGACAAAACACCTGTACTATGGGATATTAATTTTAAAGTGCCTCCAGGTTTGCTTGTAGGTATTCTAGGTCCTAACGGCGCTGGCAAAAGTACTCTTATAAAATCTGCTCTAGGGCTCATAAAACCTATTTCAGGAAAAATTGAATTTTTTGGTTTGCCTTTAAAAGAAGCCCGTAAAAGGATTGCTTATATTCCCCAGCGTCAAAGTGTAGATTGGGATTTTCCTATTACAGTGCGCGATTTGGTTTTAATGGGATGTTATGGAAGGCTAGGCTTATTGAGATGGCCGCGTAAAGCAGATCGAATGGCTGCCAATCGCTATCTAGAAATGGTTGGAATGGGAGCTTATGCCGATCGGCAAATTAGCCAGCTATCAGGTGGGCAGCAACAACGGGTATTCATTGCTCGTGCTATGTTGCAAGAAGCAGATTTATATTTTATGGATGAACCTTTTGCTGGCATAGATATAGCAACAGAAAAAATTATTATGAAAATTCTAATTCAACTGAAAGCTCAAGGAAAAAGTGTTTTTATTGTCCATCATGATTTAAACAATGTTGAAAATTACTTTGATTGGGCCATATTACTTAATATGCGTTTAGTCGCATGTGGTCCTGTGGAAAAAATATTCAAAGCTGATAATTTACAAGCTACCTATGGCAAAAGCTTTTCTTTATTTGATGAAGCAGTGAAATTATCCCAAGATAAAATCAAGGGAGCTGCTTCATAA
- a CDS encoding iron chelate uptake ABC transporter family permease subunit, translating to MLFANSPYYYFTDAVLRAPTIGSMLMCLGASLVGVLVFLRKESLLGESLSHAAYPGVMIGVILAGILHLGEDQEMVVASLIMVAAGLTALGGLWAIRWLENSLKVPSDSALCFILAAFFGIGLTLASQVQFSFSTLYRQAQVYLYGQAATMTDIHIFVYGTLALLITLTLIFLYKEIQTILFNKDYAKSLGINVSGIDAIIFVLIVLAVVIGIRSVGVVLMSAMLISPAAAARQYTNRLSIMFVWAACFGLISGYLGNYLSIEISNYLASLYPSARLALPTGPMVVLVSSCICLLSLLLAPERGVLLRVLRIAKFRHRCMCENLLKAIWRIQGPHPVSFEQIAKHQSASKLYLRFALWRLVRNGWMVKAGKKAYQLTKEGNVWAAKIVRLHRLWEVYLVDYLGIGAEKVHLNAEEMEHVITPELEDKLIILLNDPKQDPHHQLIPAQINL from the coding sequence ATGTTATTTGCTAACTCCCCTTACTATTATTTTACCGACGCTGTTCTTAGAGCTCCTACAATTGGTTCGATGCTGATGTGTTTAGGAGCTTCTCTAGTAGGTGTATTAGTTTTTTTACGTAAAGAGTCTTTACTAGGAGAGAGTCTTTCACATGCAGCCTACCCAGGTGTGATGATAGGTGTTATTTTGGCAGGAATACTTCACCTAGGTGAAGATCAAGAGATGGTGGTGGCCAGCCTGATTATGGTAGCCGCTGGACTGACAGCGTTAGGAGGCCTGTGGGCTATCCGCTGGTTAGAAAACTCTCTAAAGGTCCCTAGCGATTCAGCATTGTGTTTTATTTTAGCGGCTTTTTTTGGGATAGGCCTAACGTTGGCTAGCCAAGTTCAATTTTCTTTTTCCACTCTTTATCGACAGGCGCAAGTCTATCTTTACGGCCAAGCTGCTACCATGACAGATATCCATATATTCGTTTATGGGACTTTGGCATTATTGATTACTTTAACCCTTATATTTCTTTATAAAGAGATACAAACTATTTTATTTAATAAAGATTATGCCAAAAGTCTAGGAATAAATGTCTCAGGAATCGATGCTATTATTTTTGTCTTGATCGTTTTAGCCGTGGTAATTGGCATTCGTTCAGTAGGGGTAGTATTAATGTCTGCTATGTTGATTAGCCCTGCAGCGGCAGCTCGGCAATACACGAACAGGCTTTCAATAATGTTTGTTTGGGCAGCCTGTTTTGGGTTGATTAGTGGGTATTTGGGCAACTATCTTTCCATAGAAATTTCTAACTATTTAGCTTCTCTTTATCCTTCAGCTCGGTTAGCGCTTCCTACAGGTCCTATGGTTGTTTTAGTCTCCTCTTGTATTTGCTTGCTTTCCCTTCTATTAGCTCCTGAGCGAGGTGTGCTTTTACGGGTACTACGCATAGCCAAATTCCGCCACCGCTGCATGTGTGAAAATCTTCTTAAAGCTATTTGGCGTATTCAAGGGCCCCATCCTGTATCTTTTGAGCAAATTGCCAAGCATCAAAGTGCTTCCAAGCTATATTTGCGTTTTGCTCTCTGGCGGCTTGTACGCAATGGCTGGATGGTAAAAGCTGGCAAGAAAGCTTATCAGCTAACCAAAGAAGGAAATGTTTGGGCGGCTAAAATTGTTCGCTTGCATCGCCTTTGGGAGGTTTATCTGGTAGATTATCTAGGAATAGGGGCAGAAAAAGTACACTTGAATGCTGAAGAGATGGAGCATGTTATCACTCCTGAGTTGGAAGATAAATTAATCATATTATTAAATGATCCCAAGCAAGACCCGCATCATCAACTTATTCCTGCCCAAATTAACTTATGA
- a CDS encoding metal ABC transporter permease codes for MNSINSTYFNPYTNQNFFGFFLQLFVRLYSFIVGKISLSEMVSDEIQMVVLIGVAISAALVGTFLVLRKMTMLANSLSHTILLGIVITFVLTQNSLLENEAYYSPIDIKIMLLASLAVGLLTALLTDCLTKIARLQEDASMGIVFTSLFALGIVLVTLLTRNAHVGIEVVMGNVDALQKEDCKFVWVIVFLNVLSIILFIKEFKITTFDPYLSKALGISTVFFNYLLMVQVAATTMGAFRAVGVLMVLAFITGPVLTARLITHNLKMLLFLAAALGSLASVIGVALARHILTVYHIPLSTSGLVVCTITTLFGFTLIVKTIKVKLLKSRDLVLPIF; via the coding sequence ATGAATAGTATAAACTCTACCTATTTCAATCCCTATACCAACCAAAACTTTTTTGGCTTTTTTCTGCAGCTGTTCGTGCGTCTATACAGTTTTATTGTTGGTAAAATTTCTTTAAGTGAAATGGTTTCGGATGAAATTCAAATGGTTGTGTTAATAGGCGTGGCCATTTCAGCAGCTTTAGTAGGAACTTTTCTGGTTTTGCGTAAAATGACAATGCTAGCCAATTCTTTATCTCATACAATATTATTAGGGATTGTGATTACTTTTGTATTGACGCAAAACAGTTTATTAGAAAATGAGGCTTATTATTCTCCTATTGATATTAAAATCATGCTTTTGGCTTCATTGGCTGTAGGCTTATTGACTGCTTTATTAACTGACTGCCTGACTAAAATTGCCCGCCTACAAGAAGACGCCAGCATGGGCATTGTATTTACCAGCTTATTCGCCTTAGGAATCGTGTTAGTTACCTTGTTGACACGTAATGCCCATGTAGGTATAGAAGTCGTAATGGGAAATGTAGATGCTTTGCAAAAGGAAGATTGTAAATTTGTATGGGTTATTGTGTTTTTAAATGTTCTTTCAATCATTTTGTTTATTAAAGAATTTAAGATTACTACCTTTGATCCCTATCTATCCAAAGCTTTAGGAATATCGACGGTGTTCTTTAATTATTTACTCATGGTTCAGGTGGCTGCCACTACGATGGGAGCTTTTAGAGCGGTGGGGGTTTTAATGGTATTGGCTTTTATTACGGGGCCTGTATTAACAGCTAGGCTTATAACTCACAATCTTAAAATGTTGTTATTTTTAGCTGCTGCTTTAGGTAGTCTAGCCTCAGTTATAGGTGTAGCCCTGGCACGCCATATTTTAACTGTCTATCACATACCTCTTTCTACTTCAGGTTTAGTGGTTTGCACTATTACTACCTTGTTTGGCTTTACTTTGATTGTTAAAACAATAAAAGTAAAACTGCTTAAGTCGAGAGATCTAGTCCTTCCTATTTTTTAA